The DNA segment AGACAAAGTTCTCGCGGTCCTGCAATCGGTGTCCGGCATTGTTGAACGCCGTCACACCCTGCCCATCCTGGCCAATGTGCTGATTCGCAAGACGGGCAACGCCTTGCAGCTGACCACCAGCGACCTGGAAATCCAGATCCGCACCACGGCCGAGCTCGGCGGTGACACCGGCGACTTCACCACCACGGTGGGCGCCCGCAAGCTGATCGACATTCTGAAGACCATGCCCGGCGACCAGACCGTGAGCCTGGAGACGCAGCAGTCCAAGATGATCCTCAAGGGTGGCAAGAGCCGCTTCACGCTGCAGACCCTGCCGGCCGAGGACTTCCCGCTGGTGCAGGAAGCCGCAGCCTTCGGCCCGGCCTTCAGCGTGCCGCAGAAGGTGCTCAAGGAGCTGCTGGGTCAGGTCTCGTTCGCCATGGCCGTGCAGGACATCCGCTACTACCTCAACGGCATCCTGTTCGTGGCCGAAGGCAACACGCTGAGCCTGGTCGCCACCGACGGCCACCGCCTGGCTTTTGCCAGCGCCGAGCTGGATGTGGACGTGGGCATCAAGCAGGAAGTCATCCTGCCGCGCAAGACGGTGCTGGAACTGCAGCGCCTGCTGAGCGATGTGGGTGGCGAAAACCAGCCCCGCATCGAGATGCAGTTCGCCAACAACCAGGCCAAGTTCACCTTTGGCGGCATGGAGTTCGTCACCAAGCTTGTGGAAGGCAAGTTCCCCGACTACAACCGCGTCATCCCGCGCAACCACAGCAACAGCATCACCCTGGGCCGCGCCCCGCTGCTGGCCTCGCTGCAGCGCACCGCCATCATGACCAGCGACAAGTTCAAGGGCGTGCGCCTGAACCTGGAGCCGGGCACGCTGCGCGTGGCCTCCACCAATGCCGAGCAGGAAGAGGCAGTGGACGAGCTGGACATCGACTACGGCGGCGACACCATCGAAATCGGTTTCAACGTGACCTATCTGATCGATGTACTGGCCAATATGGGCCAGGACATGGTGCAGGTCCAGCTGGCCGACGGCAACAGCTCCGCCCTGGTCACCATCCCCGAGAACGAGCGCTTCAAGTACGTGGTGATGCCCATGCGCATTTGATGTCACCGGGTCGCCCGGCCCGGCTGGGCGCCCCCTCAAAAGAGCGGCCGATCCTGCGCGGATCGCGCTCTTTTCCACCGTTAGTTCATTGAATTCAAGGCAGGGCAGGTGCAAACAGCGCCTGCTCTTGCAGCACAAGGCATTTCATCCATGACCGCAGAGAACCAGCCAGATCCCCAGAACCAAGCCCCTGCAGGGGCCGACGCAAGCGGCTATGGCGAAGGCGCGATCCAGATTCTGGAAGGCCTGGAGGCCGTGCGCAAGCGCCCCGGCATGTACATCGGCGACACCTCCGACGGCACCGGTCTGCACCACCTGGTCTTTGAAGTGGTGGACAACTCCATCGACGAAGCCCTGGCTGGCCACTGCGACGACATTCTGGTCACCATCCACGCCGACGGCTCGCTGTCCGTCATCGACAACGGCCGCGGCATCCCCACCGGCGTGAAGATGGACGACAAGCACGAGCCCAAGCGCTCGGCTGCGGAAATTGCCCTGACCGAGCTGCACGCCGGCGGCAAGTTCAACCAGAACAGCTACAAGGTCTCCGGCGGTCTGCACGGCGTGGGCGTGTCCTGCGTGAACGCGCTGTCCGTCAAGCTCAAGCTGACGGTGCGCCGCGACGGCAAGACCCACGAGATCGACTTCTCGCGCGGCTTTGTGCAAAACCGCCTGATCGAAGTGGTGGATGGCGTGGAAATCTCGCCCATGCGCATCATCGGCGACACCGACAAGCGCGGCACCAAGGTGCACTTTCTGCCGGACACCGAGATCTTCAAGGAAAACAACGAATTCCATTACGAGATCCTGGCCAAGCGCCTGCGCGAACTGTCCTTCCTGAACAACGGCGTGCGCATCCGCCTGAAGGACGAACGCGACGGCAAGGAAGACGACTTCTCCGGCGCCGGCGGCGTGCAGGGCTTTGTGAAGTTCATCAACGGCAACAAGAAGGACCTGGACATCACGCCCTTCTACGCCACGGGCAGCCGCCCGGCCGAAAGCTATGGCGGCATTCCCGGCACCGAGATCGGTGTCGAGGTGGCCATGCAGTGGAACGATGGCTACACCGAGCAGGTCCTGTGCTTCACCAACAACATTCCCCAGCGTGACGGCGGCACCCACCTGACGGGTCTGCGCGCCGCCATGACGCGCGTGATCGGCAAATACATCACCGACAACGACCTGGCCAAGAAGGCCAAGGTCGAAATCTCGGGTGACGACATGCGCGAAGGCCTGTGCGCGGTGCTGAGCGTGAAGGTGCCCGAACCCAAGTTCAGCAGCCAGACCAAGGACAAGCTGGTGTCCAGCGAAGTGCGTGCGCCGGTGGAAGACATCGTCGCCAAGACGCTGACCGAATACCTGGAAGAAAAGCCCAACGACGCCAAGAAGCTGTGCGGCAAGATCATCGACGCCGCCCGCGCCCGTGAAGCTGCGCGCCGTGCCCGCGAAATGACGCGCCGCAAGGGCGTGCTCGACGGCATGGGCCTGCCCGGCAAGCTGGCCGACTGCCAGGAAAAAGACCCGGCGCTGTGCGAAATCTACATCGTCGAGGGTGACTCCGCCGGCGGCTCCGCCAAGCAAGGCCGCGACCGCAAGTTCCAGGCCATCCTGCCGCTGCGCGGCAAGATCCTGAACGTGGAAAAAGCCCGTGCCGAGAAACTGCTGTCCAGCCAGGAAATCGTCACCCTGATCACCGCCCTGGGCACCGGCATCGGCAAAGCCAGCGCGGACAGCGGCAAGAGCAACGCCGACGACTACGACCTGGCCAAGCTGCGCTACCACCGCATCATCATCATGACCGACGCGGACGTGGACGGCGCCCACATCCGCACCCTGCTGCTGACCTTCTTCTACCGCCAGATGCCCGATCTGGTGGAAGCCGGCCACATCTACATTGCCCAGCCACCGCTGTACAAGGTCAAGAACGGCAAGGAAGAGCTGTACCTGAAGGACGGCCCGGCCCTGGACCAGTACCTGATGCGCATCGCCCTGCAGAACGCCAGCGTCACCACCGGCGGCACTGCGGCGCGCGGCATCGAAGGCGAGGAGCTGGAGAAGCTGGCCCACATGCACCTGGCCGCCGAAAGCGTGATCGAGCGCCTGTCGGCCTTCATGGATGCCGAAGCCCTGCGCGCCATTGCCGACGGCGTGCAGATCAAGCTCGACACCCTGGCCGATGCCCAGGCCTGCGCCCCGGTGCTGGAAGCCAAGCTGCGCGAACTGACCACCACCGGCGTGCCCGCTGCCGTGACGGCCGAGATCGATCCGCACTCGCAGAACCCCATCCTGCGCATCAGCCGCCACCACCACGGCAACATCAAGAGCTCCATCCTGACGCAAGAGTTCGTGGCCAGCCACGACTACGCCGCGCTGGCCGATGAGGCGCAGAACTTCGTCGGCCTGTTGAACGAAGGTGCCAAGGTCACCCGCGGTGAAGGCGAAAAAGCCAAGACCGAAAAGGTGAGCGACTTCCGCCAGGCCATGCGCTGGCTGATCTCCGAAGCCGAACGTACCACCGGCCGCCAGCGCTACAAGGGTCTGGGTGAAATGAATCCCGAACAGCTGTGGGAGACCACCATGGACCCCGCGGTGCGCAGCCTGCTGCAGGTCAAGGTGGGTGATGCCATCGAAGCCGACCGCGTGTTCACCATGCTGATGGGCGACGAGGTGGAACCCCGCCGCAACTTCATCGAAGACAACGCTTTGCGCGCCGGCAATATCGACGCGTAAGCGCCCTGGTGCACGGCAATCCGTGCCCCCGGATTGCACCCATGAAAAAGCCCGGCAGTGCCGGGCTTTTTTGATGGAAATGGATTGGTGGCCATGGAAGGCCTCCAGCTCCGGCAGGGCCCGCTGTGGCCAACGAATTGACCGCCAGCGGGACAGCGCCGCCGATGCCCCTGGCACCAGCAAGCGCCACCCCCTTGCCGCGTGCCCATGGCCGCGGCAAGGTTCTCCGTCGATCAGGTCTGATCCACCTTCAGGCGGCCATCGCTGAGCATCTGCTTGACCAGCTCTTCGGACGAGCTGCCCTGCAGCAGGTCCACGCCTTGCAGCGTGATCTGCTGGTCCACCTTGGAGATCAGCGAACCGGCATCGTCGCTGAAGGCGCCGTTGCTGGAGATGCGCAACACGGTGTCCTCGCCCTCCTTGCTGAAGCTCAGGTACTTGCCCAGGTTGTCGGCGTTCTCGTTCTGCAGCAGATCGGCCAGATCCAGTACATCGTGGCCGTTACCGAAGTCGGCCACGACGTCCTTGGCCGCCAGTGCCAGGCCCTCGCCACCGGCGTCGCCC comes from the Comamonas terrigena NBRC 13299 genome and includes:
- the dnaN gene encoding DNA polymerase III subunit beta, whose protein sequence is MIVLKATQDKVLAVLQSVSGIVERRHTLPILANVLIRKTGNALQLTTSDLEIQIRTTAELGGDTGDFTTTVGARKLIDILKTMPGDQTVSLETQQSKMILKGGKSRFTLQTLPAEDFPLVQEAAAFGPAFSVPQKVLKELLGQVSFAMAVQDIRYYLNGILFVAEGNTLSLVATDGHRLAFASAELDVDVGIKQEVILPRKTVLELQRLLSDVGGENQPRIEMQFANNQAKFTFGGMEFVTKLVEGKFPDYNRVIPRNHSNSITLGRAPLLASLQRTAIMTSDKFKGVRLNLEPGTLRVASTNAEQEEAVDELDIDYGGDTIEIGFNVTYLIDVLANMGQDMVQVQLADGNSSALVTIPENERFKYVVMPMRI
- the gyrB gene encoding DNA topoisomerase (ATP-hydrolyzing) subunit B, with protein sequence MTAENQPDPQNQAPAGADASGYGEGAIQILEGLEAVRKRPGMYIGDTSDGTGLHHLVFEVVDNSIDEALAGHCDDILVTIHADGSLSVIDNGRGIPTGVKMDDKHEPKRSAAEIALTELHAGGKFNQNSYKVSGGLHGVGVSCVNALSVKLKLTVRRDGKTHEIDFSRGFVQNRLIEVVDGVEISPMRIIGDTDKRGTKVHFLPDTEIFKENNEFHYEILAKRLRELSFLNNGVRIRLKDERDGKEDDFSGAGGVQGFVKFINGNKKDLDITPFYATGSRPAESYGGIPGTEIGVEVAMQWNDGYTEQVLCFTNNIPQRDGGTHLTGLRAAMTRVIGKYITDNDLAKKAKVEISGDDMREGLCAVLSVKVPEPKFSSQTKDKLVSSEVRAPVEDIVAKTLTEYLEEKPNDAKKLCGKIIDAARAREAARRAREMTRRKGVLDGMGLPGKLADCQEKDPALCEIYIVEGDSAGGSAKQGRDRKFQAILPLRGKILNVEKARAEKLLSSQEIVTLITALGTGIGKASADSGKSNADDYDLAKLRYHRIIIMTDADVDGAHIRTLLLTFFYRQMPDLVEAGHIYIAQPPLYKVKNGKEELYLKDGPALDQYLMRIALQNASVTTGGTAARGIEGEELEKLAHMHLAAESVIERLSAFMDAEALRAIADGVQIKLDTLADAQACAPVLEAKLRELTTTGVPAAVTAEIDPHSQNPILRISRHHHGNIKSSILTQEFVASHDYAALADEAQNFVGLLNEGAKVTRGEGEKAKTEKVSDFRQAMRWLISEAERTTGRQRYKGLGEMNPEQLWETTMDPAVRSLLQVKVGDAIEADRVFTMLMGDEVEPRRNFIEDNALRAGNIDA